One window of Gemmatimonas sp. UBA7669 genomic DNA carries:
- a CDS encoding lysophospholipid acyltransferase family protein — protein MPVVKHTGDAAALPHPLALRGVRALCRFVLRVLRIRVQWQGAEPASGGALLVANHFSWLDIVAVLASTDCSFVAKREVRRWPVVGWCAEAIGVIWIDRTRKRDLLRSLPLLRERLAAGQRVLLFPEGTTTDGRAVLPFRSALYDAAVWPGVPVQALALTASARGNARVLSWTGRETLLGSLTRLVRLRDARVDITALPTMSATVVDSRTARRQARQRLARQTRAAIVQVVGLDAIRAAPIEAPAATLTDAAAW, from the coding sequence ATGCCTGTCGTCAAACACACCGGTGATGCCGCGGCGCTGCCGCACCCGTTGGCCCTGCGTGGGGTACGCGCCCTCTGTCGATTCGTGCTGCGCGTGCTGCGCATTCGGGTGCAGTGGCAGGGCGCCGAGCCTGCCAGCGGCGGCGCGTTACTCGTAGCCAACCACTTCAGTTGGCTCGACATCGTGGCGGTGCTTGCCTCGACCGACTGCAGCTTCGTGGCCAAGCGGGAAGTGCGACGCTGGCCCGTGGTGGGGTGGTGTGCGGAGGCCATTGGCGTGATCTGGATTGACCGCACCCGCAAACGGGATTTGCTGCGCAGTCTGCCGCTGCTGCGCGAGCGACTGGCGGCGGGGCAGCGCGTACTGCTCTTCCCGGAAGGCACCACCACCGATGGCCGCGCGGTACTGCCGTTTCGCAGCGCACTCTATGATGCCGCCGTCTGGCCGGGCGTGCCGGTACAAGCGCTGGCACTCACGGCATCGGCGCGTGGCAACGCGCGGGTCCTGTCGTGGACGGGACGCGAAACGCTGCTCGGCAGTCTGACCCGTCTGGTGCGCCTGCGGGACGCGCGGGTGGACATCACCGCGCTGCCGACCATGTCCGCCACGGTCGTGGACTCACGCACAGCCAGACGGCAGGCCCGTCAACGGCTGGCCCGCCAGACGCGCGCCGCCATCGTGCAGGTGGTGGGGTTGGACGCCATTCGTGCTGCGCCGATCGAGGCGCCCGCCGCCACGCTTACGGACGCAGCCGCTTGGTGA
- a CDS encoding DUF411 domain-containing protein — MTDHSAFEAGRSRRDFLRGAALALLGGAGAAAVARQLTAQTAQPPVRNMVVYKDPNCGCCSQWIDHVRKAGFTVDVKDTSDMDSMKSAIGLPAALASCHTAKVGPYIVEGHVPADLIVKLLREKPAARGLAVPGMPVGSPGMEMGNRKDPYDVLLFDAKGKTTVYAKR, encoded by the coding sequence ATGACTGATCACTCTGCATTCGAAGCGGGACGCTCACGTCGCGACTTCCTGCGTGGCGCGGCGCTGGCGCTACTGGGTGGCGCAGGCGCGGCCGCCGTGGCTCGGCAGTTGACGGCGCAGACCGCCCAACCGCCGGTCCGAAACATGGTGGTGTACAAGGATCCCAACTGCGGCTGCTGCTCGCAGTGGATCGACCACGTACGCAAGGCGGGGTTCACGGTGGACGTAAAGGACACCAGTGACATGGACAGCATGAAGTCGGCCATCGGGCTGCCGGCGGCGCTGGCCTCGTGTCACACCGCCAAGGTGGGCCCGTACATCGTGGAAGGCCACGTGCCGGCCGATCTCATTGTGAAGCTGCTGCGTGAGAAGCCGGCAGCGCGTGGTCTGGCCGTACCCGGCATGCCGGTGGGTTCACCTGGCATGGAGATGGGCAACCGCAAGGACCCGTACGACGTCTTGCTGTTTGACGCGAAGGGCAAGACCACGGTGTACGCCAAGCGGTGA
- a CDS encoding methyl-accepting chemotaxis protein encodes MTSHSPFLRRSRIEADRLLGFVLLAHFPVALYIASLHGLWTSAVAVGLPLSLGAFWLTRQHAGGALTRFLVGLAFMSYSALFIHLAHGMIELHFHIFASLAFLLAYRDWRVPVAAAAFVAVHHVAFHFMQVAGWPVYLLNHTTGGHAIVVVHALFVVFETGVLVFLARSLEAEARSTQAVFESLEAVGDGRLDVVPTGDGVAAAVRTVIAAVETLDAHAVELGCALTARRVMHVENQDRLHGVFRGVSDRLVESARAVEALRVRNEAAQEATTQFLTALTPVIAAMRQGDLTQSVGSGVAREYADTAAGLDEALCAMREALAEFRVASAQIDAAAGDVAHGSETLAQLTSRQAAALEQISANVESMAQLGGDTVQAVSSARTASADAVQAVERGVTHMQRLDEAMQATRQAANETARIVRTIDEIAFQTNLLALNASVEAARAGDAGRGFAVVADEVRALAMRCAEAARTTSSLIEQAVQRVEGGVQISSDVGQQWQDVRGRIAMVQGVMTQIDQATVSQQQGMHQMRDAIVALNGAVQQAAASAEESASAAQELTAQAQTLREQSGRFEVDGASSGGRVHHTLRAA; translated from the coding sequence ATGACCTCTCACTCGCCTTTCCTGCGACGCAGCCGGATCGAAGCCGATCGCCTGCTTGGATTCGTGCTGCTGGCCCACTTTCCAGTCGCACTGTATATCGCGTCCCTGCACGGCCTCTGGACGAGCGCCGTCGCCGTGGGCCTGCCCCTTTCGCTCGGCGCATTCTGGCTCACCCGGCAACACGCCGGCGGTGCCCTCACGCGGTTTCTCGTTGGACTCGCGTTCATGTCGTACTCCGCGCTGTTCATTCATCTGGCGCATGGCATGATCGAGTTGCACTTCCACATCTTTGCCTCGCTGGCCTTCCTGTTGGCCTATCGCGATTGGCGTGTGCCCGTGGCGGCCGCAGCGTTTGTGGCGGTGCATCACGTGGCGTTTCACTTCATGCAGGTGGCTGGCTGGCCGGTGTATCTGCTCAATCACACCACGGGTGGTCATGCCATCGTTGTGGTGCACGCCTTGTTTGTGGTGTTCGAGACCGGCGTCCTCGTGTTTCTGGCCCGCAGTCTCGAAGCCGAAGCGCGCAGCACGCAGGCGGTGTTCGAGTCGCTGGAAGCCGTCGGTGACGGACGTCTGGATGTGGTGCCCACTGGCGATGGCGTGGCCGCTGCCGTGCGCACGGTGATCGCGGCCGTCGAGACGCTCGACGCGCATGCGGTGGAACTGGGCTGTGCGTTGACCGCCCGTCGGGTCATGCACGTGGAGAACCAGGACCGCTTGCACGGCGTGTTCCGCGGGGTGTCCGATCGCCTGGTGGAGAGCGCGCGTGCCGTGGAGGCCTTGCGCGTGCGCAACGAGGCGGCGCAGGAAGCCACCACGCAGTTCCTCACGGCCCTCACGCCGGTCATTGCCGCCATGCGTCAGGGCGACCTCACGCAGAGCGTGGGAAGCGGCGTGGCCCGTGAATACGCCGACACGGCAGCCGGCCTCGACGAAGCCCTCTGTGCCATGCGCGAAGCGTTGGCTGAATTCCGTGTGGCTTCGGCGCAAATCGATGCCGCAGCCGGCGACGTGGCGCATGGCTCGGAGACGCTGGCTCAGCTCACCAGCCGTCAGGCCGCGGCACTCGAGCAGATCAGCGCCAACGTTGAGAGCATGGCGCAGTTGGGCGGCGACACCGTCCAGGCGGTGAGCTCGGCTCGCACGGCATCAGCCGATGCGGTGCAGGCGGTGGAGCGCGGTGTCACGCACATGCAGCGCCTCGATGAAGCCATGCAGGCCACCCGTCAGGCTGCCAACGAAACGGCGCGCATTGTGCGCACCATCGACGAGATCGCCTTCCAGACCAACCTCCTCGCGCTCAATGCGTCAGTAGAAGCAGCGCGAGCCGGCGACGCGGGCCGCGGCTTCGCGGTGGTGGCCGACGAGGTGCGTGCGCTGGCCATGCGCTGCGCCGAGGCGGCACGCACGACGTCGTCGCTGATTGAACAGGCCGTGCAGCGGGTAGAGGGCGGCGTGCAGATCTCTTCGGACGTTGGGCAGCAGTGGCAGGACGTGCGCGGCCGCATCGCCATGGTACAGGGCGTGATGACGCAGATCGATCAGGCGACGGTATCGCAGCAGCAGGGCATGCATCAGATGCGCGACGCCATTGTGGCGCTGAATGGGGCCGTCCAGCAGGCGGCGGCCAGTGCCGAGGAGTCAGCGAGTGCCGCGCAGGAACTGACGGCACAGGCGCAGACCCTGCGCGAGCAGAGCG
- a CDS encoding GNAT family N-acetyltransferase, which yields MSALSGVVDREEDVPSRTPPAFRVGEVTVHHAEERDIPSIVALNNLFAPDGLTLTRSPDFVTQHLQDYQVVRDETGRILGQVALDEYSPSLVELVSLAVAPDQQSRGLGQVLITAAEHLARERGHEELFAISLAEALFLRMGYTLTSIEIYPEKIARYRSISRSELSIGRKFCFTKRLRP from the coding sequence GTGAGCGCGTTGTCGGGCGTGGTGGACCGCGAAGAGGACGTGCCTTCCCGAACTCCGCCGGCCTTTCGGGTTGGCGAAGTCACGGTTCACCACGCGGAAGAACGGGACATCCCGTCCATTGTCGCACTCAACAATCTCTTCGCGCCCGACGGCCTGACGCTCACCCGCAGCCCGGATTTCGTCACGCAGCACCTGCAGGATTACCAGGTGGTGCGTGACGAGACTGGCCGCATTCTCGGCCAGGTGGCGCTCGACGAGTACTCGCCCTCGCTGGTGGAACTGGTGTCGCTGGCCGTGGCCCCCGACCAGCAGAGCCGGGGGCTGGGGCAGGTGCTCATTACCGCCGCCGAGCATCTCGCACGCGAGCGTGGTCACGAGGAGCTGTTTGCGATCTCACTGGCGGAGGCGCTGTTTCTGCGCATGGGCTACACGCTCACCAGCATCGAGATCTATCCCGAGAAGATCGCGCGCTACCGCTCCATCTCGCGCTCCGAGCTCTCGATCGGTCGCAAGTTCTGCTTCACCAAGCGGCTGCGTCCGTAA